In one window of Chryseobacterium phocaeense DNA:
- a CDS encoding AraC family transcriptional regulator: MKIQKEIIEFEKGKSFKLFSPSLKNCFFWHHHPEIELVYVEAVNGIRHVGRDISGFTESDLLLIGSNVPHLNFDYGIQTECRQMVLQMRENFLQDIILPVPEFENIRKLLERSYLGLSFSGETKNRVVRKMHEIMDKNSFDSLIGLIEILETLAASDEVKELNKEDTRIKWFLNDKIRMGTIYDYIHEHYDKKPNVNEIAKMVSLSTPAFCRYFKKQTNMTFTEFVNNYRINQAKIFLLKDYSVTEVCFQVGFESLSYFNKLFKQHTGETPSEFRRKHLKNIKVVD, encoded by the coding sequence ATGAAAATCCAGAAAGAAATCATAGAATTTGAAAAGGGAAAATCTTTCAAGCTATTTTCACCGTCTTTAAAGAACTGTTTTTTCTGGCATCATCACCCCGAAATAGAGCTGGTTTATGTGGAAGCCGTTAACGGTATCCGTCACGTAGGAAGGGATATTTCAGGCTTTACAGAAAGTGATCTTCTTCTGATCGGCTCCAATGTCCCACATCTGAATTTCGACTACGGCATCCAGACGGAATGCAGGCAGATGGTTCTGCAGATGAGGGAAAATTTTCTTCAGGATATTATACTTCCCGTACCGGAATTTGAAAATATCAGAAAACTTCTCGAAAGATCATATTTAGGGCTTTCATTTTCAGGAGAAACCAAAAACCGGGTAGTCCGAAAAATGCATGAGATCATGGATAAAAATTCTTTTGATTCTTTGATCGGACTTATAGAAATTCTCGAAACCCTTGCTGCTTCAGATGAAGTAAAAGAACTGAACAAGGAAGACACCCGGATCAAGTGGTTTCTGAACGACAAAATCAGGATGGGAACCATCTACGATTATATCCATGAGCATTATGATAAAAAGCCTAACGTCAATGAAATTGCCAAGATGGTGAGCCTGAGTACTCCTGCTTTCTGTCGTTATTTTAAAAAGCAGACGAATATGACGTTCACTGAATTTGTAAATAATTACCGGATCAATCAGGCGAAAATATTTCTTCTGAAGGACTATTCCGTAACTGAGGTTTGTTTCCAGGTGGGTTTTGAGAGTTTGTCCTATTTTAATAAGCTTTTCAAGCAGCATACGGGTGAAACGCCATCTGAGTTCAGGAGAAAGCATTTGAAGAATATTAAAGTAGTGGATTAG
- a CDS encoding RNA polymerase sigma factor: MNDEQLFQLIQKAKEKDQKAQTRLINVFWVDVFSFVMKKVRDENDADEITVNVFSKVLSKLDMFDPHFQFKTWILTIAQNTVIDFWRKKSRENQDPTEHLDEVKNQFAKSPEELMISDEEQKKIIKTIESLDANYQDIIKLRFFEEKSIKEIAEELGISVANTKVRVMRAKKVLAELLKNNDFDDN; encoded by the coding sequence ATGAACGACGAACAGCTATTCCAGCTTATTCAAAAAGCTAAAGAAAAAGACCAGAAGGCCCAGACCAGACTCATCAATGTTTTTTGGGTGGATGTTTTCTCTTTTGTCATGAAAAAAGTGAGGGATGAAAATGATGCAGACGAGATTACCGTTAATGTTTTTTCAAAAGTGCTGTCGAAGCTGGATATGTTTGATCCGCATTTTCAGTTTAAAACCTGGATTTTAACCATTGCCCAGAACACCGTGATTGATTTCTGGAGAAAAAAAAGCCGGGAAAATCAGGATCCGACTGAACATCTGGATGAAGTTAAAAACCAGTTTGCAAAATCTCCCGAAGAACTGATGATCTCTGATGAAGAACAGAAAAAAATTATCAAGACCATCGAATCACTGGACGCCAATTACCAGGACATTATCAAATTAAGGTTTTTTGAAGAAAAAAGCATCAAAGAAATTGCAGAAGAGCTGGGAATTTCTGTAGCCAATACCAAAGTAAGGGTCATGCGTGCTAAAAAAGTACTGGCAGAGCTCCTGAAAAATAATGACTTCGATGATAATTAA
- a CDS encoding SpoIIAA family protein — MITIIPEAPENVAAFNATGEVTKEDFENLVIPHVKEKVEQFGELNYLLYLDTDLDNFTMGAWLEDVFLGLKNLTKWNRTAIVTDKESVQNFTDIFSVLMPGEFKSFPKENLYNALYWCKNGNEVEV; from the coding sequence ATGATAACGATTATTCCGGAAGCTCCTGAGAATGTTGCGGCATTCAATGCAACGGGAGAAGTGACTAAAGAAGATTTTGAGAACCTTGTAATTCCACATGTAAAGGAGAAAGTAGAACAGTTTGGCGAGCTGAATTACCTCTTATATTTAGATACCGATCTGGATAATTTTACCATGGGGGCATGGCTTGAAGATGTGTTTTTAGGATTAAAAAACCTGACAAAATGGAACAGGACAGCCATTGTTACAGACAAGGAAAGCGTACAGAACTTCACTGATATTTTCAGTGTTCTGATGCCGGGAGAATTTAAATCCTTTCCCAAAGAAAATTTATACAATGCTCTTTACTGGTGTAAGAACGGTAATGAGGTAGAAGTCTAA
- a CDS encoding MFS transporter, with protein sequence MKIDKRIIPLAIGGLGIGTTEFTVMGLLPDIANTLKITIPEAGHLISAYAMGVVIGAPILIGYSVKFPPKKVLMVLMILFTLFNGLSAVAPDYTSMMIIRFMSGLPHGAFFGVGTVVASRMAGKGKEALYISLMFTGLTVANLLMVPLVTYIGHVYHWRLYFAIVAVIGLFAILFLKLWLPAIESNQGTHFLEELKFLKNKQSWLVLGITAIGFGGLFTWFSYITPLMTIVAGIQSNQMAYVMILAGAGMVVGNLAGGFISDRLGPEKTCVLLIFLMMISLAGVFFLAEYKNTALVLTFICGALSMSVAAPINIMMMKAAPKSEMMAAAFMQAAFNIANAMGAFLGGIPLEYGLSFKYPSLVGVGMTFIGLAISLRYRYLYGKETPEDKEAAVECVPCDK encoded by the coding sequence ATGAAGATTGATAAAAGAATAATACCGCTGGCCATAGGCGGTTTAGGAATCGGAACTACGGAATTTACCGTAATGGGACTGCTTCCGGATATTGCAAATACTTTAAAAATCACCATTCCTGAAGCCGGACACCTGATCTCCGCTTACGCAATGGGAGTCGTTATCGGAGCTCCGATCCTGATAGGATATTCTGTAAAATTCCCCCCTAAAAAAGTGCTGATGGTCTTAATGATCCTTTTCACGTTGTTTAACGGTCTTTCTGCTGTGGCTCCGGATTATACGAGTATGATGATCATCAGATTTATGTCCGGGCTTCCCCATGGAGCATTTTTCGGGGTGGGAACAGTTGTGGCATCAAGGATGGCAGGAAAAGGGAAGGAGGCCCTGTATATATCCCTAATGTTCACGGGACTTACCGTGGCCAATCTGCTTATGGTTCCGCTGGTAACCTATATCGGTCATGTATATCACTGGAGGCTTTATTTTGCTATTGTAGCTGTAATCGGACTTTTCGCCATATTATTCCTGAAACTCTGGCTTCCTGCGATAGAATCCAATCAGGGTACACACTTCCTTGAAGAGCTGAAATTTCTTAAAAATAAACAGTCGTGGCTGGTATTGGGAATTACCGCGATAGGATTTGGCGGGCTTTTTACATGGTTTAGTTATATTACTCCTTTAATGACCATCGTAGCCGGGATTCAAAGCAATCAGATGGCTTACGTAATGATCCTTGCCGGTGCCGGAATGGTGGTCGGAAACCTTGCAGGAGGATTTATTTCCGACAGGCTTGGACCAGAAAAAACCTGTGTATTACTGATCTTTCTAATGATGATCTCTCTGGCAGGCGTGTTTTTCCTGGCCGAATATAAAAATACGGCACTTGTTCTTACGTTTATTTGCGGTGCGTTATCCATGTCGGTAGCAGCACCTATCAATATCATGATGATGAAAGCGGCTCCTAAAAGTGAAATGATGGCGGCGGCTTTTATGCAGGCAGCCTTCAATATTGCCAATGCAATGGGCGCTTTTCTGGGGGGAATTCCGTTGGAATATGGTCTTTCATTCAAATATCCGTCACTGGTAGGAGTGGGAATGACCTTTATTGGTCTGGCCATCAGCTTAAGATACAGATATTTGTACGGTAAAGAGACTCCGGAAGACAAGGAGGCAGCTGTAGAATGTGTGCCTTGTGATAAATAA
- a CDS encoding NAD(P)/FAD-dependent oxidoreductase, with protein MDLKSNEPFWLLKNGLTSSYPSLKSNESCDILIIGGGITGSLIAHQMVSDGYKTILIDKREICNGSTSATTSMLQYEIDVPLFELIEKIGEKGAVESYKACSDAIDILEKLSKQIRSEAGFKRKKSLYFAAKKKDANWLKKEWETRKNAGFDVKWLEADQILDQFGFENTYGGILSKQGASIDAFKFAHELLEHNLKKGLGVFDKTEMKKVEYHKGFNLVTVDSGFQIKAKKIIYCIGYESKNLIKEDFVDLKSTYAIVSEIDDDKFKNIANTLVWNTSDPYLYMRTTDDRRLLIGGGDEDFYDAEKRDALLSKKEREILRNLKKIKPDYHFYTDFVWAGTFGETKDGLPYIGEHKKFKNSYFVLGFGGNGITFSVTGMDMASKFIKNKKHPLSEYFRFGR; from the coding sequence ATGGATTTAAAATCGAACGAACCCTTCTGGCTTTTAAAAAACGGACTGACATCTTCATATCCGTCCCTCAAATCAAATGAATCCTGCGATATCCTCATTATAGGAGGAGGCATTACCGGTAGCCTTATTGCCCATCAGATGGTCAGTGACGGTTATAAAACCATCCTGATCGATAAACGGGAGATCTGTAACGGAAGCACTTCTGCAACCACGTCTATGCTACAGTATGAAATAGATGTTCCTCTGTTTGAACTTATAGAAAAGATCGGTGAAAAGGGAGCTGTTGAAAGTTACAAAGCCTGTTCAGATGCCATAGATATTCTCGAAAAGCTTTCAAAACAAATCCGTTCAGAGGCTGGTTTTAAAAGGAAAAAATCCCTGTATTTCGCGGCAAAAAAGAAAGATGCAAACTGGCTGAAGAAAGAATGGGAAACCAGAAAAAATGCCGGATTTGACGTTAAATGGCTGGAAGCAGACCAGATCCTGGATCAGTTTGGCTTTGAGAATACGTATGGTGGTATCCTCTCGAAGCAGGGAGCGAGTATCGATGCATTTAAATTTGCCCACGAATTATTGGAACATAATCTAAAAAAAGGACTGGGTGTATTCGATAAAACTGAAATGAAGAAAGTAGAATATCACAAGGGTTTTAACCTGGTAACCGTAGACAGTGGTTTTCAGATTAAAGCTAAAAAAATAATCTACTGTATTGGTTATGAAAGTAAAAATCTCATTAAAGAAGATTTTGTGGATTTAAAAAGCACCTATGCCATTGTTTCAGAAATTGATGATGATAAATTCAAAAACATAGCGAACACTTTGGTCTGGAATACCAGTGACCCTTACCTCTACATGCGGACAACAGATGACAGAAGGCTTTTGATTGGCGGAGGAGATGAGGATTTTTATGATGCTGAAAAACGCGATGCCCTGTTAAGCAAAAAGGAGCGGGAAATCCTGAGAAACCTGAAGAAAATAAAACCGGATTATCATTTCTATACCGACTTTGTCTGGGCCGGGACATTTGGGGAAACCAAGGACGGGCTTCCATACATCGGGGAACATAAAAAATTTAAGAACTCCTATTTTGTCCTTGGTTTTGGAGGTAATGGGATTACATTTTCGGTGACGGGAATGGATATGGCTTCAAAATTTATAAAAAATAAAAAGCACCCGCTGTCAGAGTATTTCAGATTCGGGAGATAG
- a CDS encoding tetratricopeptide repeat-containing sensor histidine kinase — protein sequence MINKYLFLLLFFSGLQYVYAQGAYFYYLEKKNNNFDSLVAATNRETVDTIKAIKSYQIAATYFTRQDLENYNKYVKQGMESSARSQIHKDIGLYYQSLIHFTKQDFIPLLEKDFNATESILKKYKSNEAKRIRVIMFQNLSLFKIMQNKETESMNILINNAIPLATSIGDNELIGGLYKNVALSFYNSSDFLKAIEYSDLAQSFLNKIKKPGPQSKGMMGEALLLKAECLMRQDKLPEAKTELNKAYSIIRNYPESNFHSLYFSNLGYYHMKLKNYPEALKTFDTGLNNAEKYKNTNIIERIKLFKQEIYQNLKDYKKSNEILSEVQNTPFKRNKQQILKEFSKNYAALKDTANAYRYASEFINSIDSTNMVGIHKNIAFLEARYRKAEDEKKIAWLNAEKTKKQMEVNQKNSYLWLLSLVLLSFLSLLIFLYIIYRNNKKLSEQKEINLKQKIEDIKQKEELSLTRAILDGEERERERIARDLHDGLGGMLAGVKINFSTWSSSHLGHENNQEFYKILGQLDNSVTELRHVARNLMPESLLNFGLETALHDLCQFYHRKDLEIDFQAINIEKRLPLNIQLNIYRIVQELLANAVKHSEASSILLQCSQAGENFLITIEDNGKGFDKNIEKTTKSLGLHNLKNRVNYLKGKMEVNSDHQGTTINIELNTHGE from the coding sequence ATGATCAATAAATATTTATTTTTGCTATTATTCTTTTCCGGCCTGCAGTATGTATACGCCCAAGGCGCTTATTTTTATTATCTTGAAAAGAAAAATAATAATTTCGACAGCCTGGTTGCCGCAACTAACCGGGAAACAGTGGACACTATAAAAGCCATTAAATCTTACCAGATTGCTGCTACCTACTTCACCAGACAGGATCTGGAAAACTATAATAAGTATGTAAAACAGGGAATGGAAAGCTCCGCCAGAAGCCAGATCCATAAAGATATAGGGCTCTATTACCAGTCGCTCATTCATTTTACGAAACAGGATTTTATCCCTCTTCTTGAAAAGGATTTTAACGCCACAGAATCTATTCTGAAAAAATACAAAAGCAATGAAGCAAAAAGGATCAGGGTCATTATGTTTCAGAACCTGTCTCTGTTCAAAATCATGCAGAACAAAGAAACGGAATCCATGAATATTCTTATCAACAATGCAATTCCTTTAGCGACTTCCATAGGAGACAATGAACTCATTGGTGGTTTGTATAAAAATGTGGCCCTTTCATTTTACAACTCAAGCGATTTTTTGAAAGCCATTGAATACTCTGATCTGGCCCAGTCTTTTTTAAACAAGATAAAAAAACCAGGCCCACAGTCTAAAGGAATGATGGGGGAAGCTCTTTTGCTGAAAGCGGAATGCCTGATGAGACAAGATAAACTTCCGGAAGCCAAAACAGAATTAAATAAGGCTTATTCCATCATCAGAAATTATCCGGAATCTAACTTCCACTCCCTGTATTTCAGTAACCTGGGATACTATCATATGAAGCTTAAAAACTATCCCGAAGCCCTGAAAACTTTTGATACAGGCCTCAATAACGCTGAAAAATATAAAAACACCAATATTATTGAGCGGATAAAGCTCTTTAAACAAGAGATTTATCAGAATTTAAAAGATTACAAAAAATCCAACGAAATTTTATCCGAAGTACAAAACACCCCTTTTAAAAGAAATAAACAGCAGATCCTGAAAGAGTTTTCCAAAAATTATGCAGCATTAAAGGATACAGCCAATGCTTACCGGTATGCCTCTGAATTCATCAATTCCATTGATAGTACGAATATGGTAGGTATTCATAAAAATATTGCCTTTCTTGAAGCCAGGTACAGGAAAGCAGAAGATGAGAAAAAAATTGCGTGGCTCAATGCGGAGAAGACCAAAAAACAGATGGAGGTTAACCAGAAAAATTCATATCTATGGCTTTTAAGCCTGGTTTTACTTTCATTTCTCAGTTTGCTCATTTTTTTGTACATCATTTACAGGAACAATAAAAAGCTGTCTGAACAGAAAGAAATCAATCTGAAACAGAAAATTGAAGATATCAAACAAAAAGAGGAATTATCACTGACCAGGGCGATCCTGGATGGTGAGGAAAGAGAAAGGGAGCGTATCGCACGGGACCTTCACGATGGTTTGGGCGGAATGCTTGCCGGGGTGAAAATTAATTTTTCCACATGGTCTTCCAGCCATCTGGGTCATGAAAACAACCAGGAGTTTTATAAAATCCTGGGCCAGCTGGATAATTCCGTTACGGAGCTTCGTCATGTTGCCAGAAACCTGATGCCGGAATCACTGCTTAATTTTGGTCTGGAAACCGCATTACATGATCTCTGTCAGTTTTACCACCGCAAAGATCTTGAAATTGATTTTCAGGCGATTAATATTGAAAAAAGACTACCTTTAAATATTCAGCTTAATATTTACAGAATTGTACAGGAATTACTTGCTAATGCCGTAAAGCATTCGGAAGCGAGCAGTATTTTACTGCAGTGTTCCCAGGCGGGGGAAAATTTCCTGATTACGATTGAAGACAACGGGAAAGGCTTCGACAAAAATATAGAAAAAACCACCAAAAGTCTGGGCCTCCATAATTTGAAAAACAGGGTGAATTATCTGAAAGGAAAAATGGAAGTAAACTCAGACCATCAGGGAACCACTATTAACATTGAACTCAATACTCATGGTGAATGA
- a CDS encoding outer membrane protein: MKKKIFLLGLMSFFGIVNAQRIQKNEAQINVAIGVANGWGIPVSVGVDYGIHNDITVGIEGSFASEKFAGDDIKGRWIGVGVNGNYHFNSLLKIPNKWDFYAGATLAYNSFSYKFRGSEYDYGAGDSSGVGFAGQVGGRYFFTDHLAFNVELGGGTIASGGKAGLTYKF; encoded by the coding sequence ATGAAAAAAAAGATCTTTTTATTGGGCTTAATGTCCTTTTTTGGAATCGTAAATGCACAAAGAATACAGAAAAATGAAGCTCAGATCAATGTGGCAATAGGAGTGGCGAACGGATGGGGAATTCCTGTTTCTGTAGGAGTTGATTATGGAATTCATAATGATATTACAGTGGGGATTGAAGGGAGCTTTGCATCGGAAAAATTCGCAGGAGATGATATTAAAGGCCGATGGATAGGAGTAGGCGTCAACGGGAACTATCACTTTAATTCCCTGTTGAAAATTCCTAATAAATGGGACTTTTATGCCGGTGCCACTTTAGCATACAATTCATTTTCCTATAAATTCAGGGGATCTGAATACGACTATGGGGCGGGAGACTCTTCAGGAGTAGGATTTGCAGGCCAGGTAGGCGGAAGATATTTCTTCACAGACCATTTAGCGTTTAATGTAGAACTTGGGGGAGGAACTATAGCGTCTGGTGGGAAGGCAGGACTTACATATAAATTTTAA
- a CDS encoding alpha/beta hydrolase, producing MNLDYIVREPEHITPNTTVLFMLHGYGSNEQDLFSFRETLPTDWLIVSFRAPRDTQFEGYSWFDIDFNNAENFIDLPQAKESLDSALESILKIVNHYGLTEGKVHLCGFSQGGILCYALALKHPDMFNYVACLSSYPEEKLLDNIVKDKKKLESLRFFISHGTDDAVIPLEWGRKAADLLYDLSCYFTFREYMSGHGVNQKNYMDLMDFFSK from the coding sequence ATGAATTTAGATTATATCGTAAGAGAACCGGAACATATCACTCCCAATACCACCGTACTTTTCATGCTTCACGGCTATGGCAGCAATGAACAGGATCTTTTCAGCTTCAGGGAAACCCTTCCTACCGACTGGCTGATCGTAAGTTTCAGAGCTCCAAGGGACACCCAGTTTGAAGGCTATTCATGGTTTGATATTGATTTTAATAATGCGGAGAACTTTATTGATCTTCCCCAGGCTAAAGAATCACTGGACAGTGCATTGGAAAGCATATTGAAAATCGTGAATCATTATGGACTCACCGAGGGCAAGGTACATTTATGCGGATTCAGCCAGGGAGGAATATTATGTTATGCCCTGGCATTAAAACATCCGGATATGTTTAATTATGTGGCCTGTCTGAGCAGTTATCCTGAAGAAAAGCTGCTGGACAATATCGTAAAGGACAAAAAGAAACTGGAAAGCCTTCGCTTTTTTATATCCCACGGAACCGATGATGCTGTGATCCCGTTAGAGTGGGGCAGAAAAGCAGCGGATCTTCTCTATGATCTGAGCTGTTATTTTACCTTCCGGGAATATATGAGCGGCCATGGTGTGAATCAGAAGAATTATATGGACCTTATGGATTTCTTTTCAAAATAA
- the tyrS gene encoding tyrosine--tRNA ligase, whose translation MNSFIEELKWRGLFADMMPGTDEQLNKEVTTAYIGFDPTADSLHIGSLIQIKILAHFQQHGHKPIALVGGATGMIGDPSGKSAERNLLDEATLLHYVDCLKNQLSRFLNFEDNGPNKAELVNNYDWMKNISFLDFAKNVGKNITVNYMMAKDSVKKRFSGDGGADGMSFTEFTYQLIQGYDFLHLYQNNNVKLQMGGSDQWGNITTGTELIRRKAQGEAFALTVPLITKADGSKFGKSESGENYWLDKKKTSPYKFYQFWLNATDEDAERFIKFYTFIGKEEIEALIEEHKTAAHERKLQKRLAEEVTVWVHGREEYEKALKASEILFGRSTAEDLVSLDEETFLEVFDGVPQKELPKADVLGVNIIDLLSEKSGFLKSKSEAQREIKGNSISVNKNKVNDTYTANETDLIDGKFLLLQKGKKSYFIVKVQ comes from the coding sequence ATGAATTCCTTTATAGAAGAACTTAAATGGCGTGGTCTTTTTGCCGATATGATGCCAGGTACCGATGAACAACTGAATAAAGAGGTAACTACTGCATATATTGGTTTCGACCCTACTGCTGATTCTTTGCATATCGGAAGTCTTATTCAGATTAAAATCCTGGCCCATTTCCAGCAGCATGGCCATAAGCCTATTGCACTGGTAGGAGGTGCTACAGGAATGATTGGTGACCCGTCCGGAAAATCTGCAGAAAGAAACCTGCTGGACGAAGCTACCCTTCTTCATTATGTAGACTGCTTAAAAAACCAGCTTTCAAGATTTTTGAATTTTGAGGATAACGGTCCTAACAAAGCCGAATTAGTTAATAACTATGACTGGATGAAAAATATTTCTTTCCTGGATTTTGCTAAAAATGTCGGGAAGAATATCACCGTTAATTATATGATGGCTAAAGATTCCGTAAAAAAGAGGTTTTCCGGAGATGGCGGAGCAGATGGGATGAGCTTTACGGAATTCACGTACCAGCTGATCCAGGGATATGATTTCCTTCACCTGTATCAAAATAACAATGTGAAGCTTCAGATGGGAGGTTCAGACCAGTGGGGAAATATCACTACGGGTACCGAGCTGATCCGCAGAAAGGCTCAGGGAGAAGCGTTTGCATTAACGGTTCCTTTGATCACGAAAGCTGACGGGTCTAAATTCGGAAAGTCTGAAAGCGGTGAAAATTACTGGCTGGACAAAAAGAAAACATCCCCTTATAAATTCTACCAGTTCTGGCTGAATGCTACGGATGAAGATGCTGAACGATTTATTAAATTCTATACGTTTATAGGAAAAGAAGAAATCGAAGCTTTAATTGAGGAACATAAAACTGCCGCGCATGAAAGAAAACTTCAGAAGAGACTGGCTGAGGAAGTAACGGTTTGGGTACATGGCAGAGAAGAATACGAAAAAGCGCTGAAGGCTTCTGAAATACTTTTCGGACGTTCTACCGCTGAAGACCTGGTAAGCCTTGATGAAGAAACTTTCCTTGAGGTTTTTGATGGCGTTCCTCAAAAAGAGCTTCCAAAGGCTGATGTTTTGGGAGTGAACATTATTGATCTTCTTTCTGAAAAATCAGGGTTTTTGAAGTCTAAAAGTGAGGCGCAAAGAGAGATCAAGGGAAATTCCATTTCTGTAAATAAGAATAAGGTAAACGATACTTATACCGCTAATGAAACTGACCTGATTGACGGCAAATTCCTGCTGCTTCAAAAGGGTAAAAAGAGTTATTTTATTGTAAAAGTTCAGTAA
- a CDS encoding response regulator, with product MVNEKINIVIVDDHPIVIEGLKMMLKSHPFFNISESFTSGSEIISFIRSHEVDIILLDITLPDANGTELCREIKKISPKTSVIMFSNRSERSIIMQAIQNGASGYLLKNTSIDELVVCIKGALSGNIVFCNETKLIISKPSQNDLPIPRLTKREKEILQMVAQGKTSAMIAEELFLSPLTVDTHRKNLLQKFKAKNSTELINRAIQQHLIEE from the coding sequence ATGGTGAATGAAAAAATAAATATCGTTATTGTAGATGACCACCCTATTGTCATCGAAGGGCTTAAAATGATGCTAAAAAGCCATCCGTTTTTTAATATTTCCGAAAGTTTTACTTCGGGATCGGAGATCATCAGCTTTATCCGCTCCCATGAGGTAGATATTATCCTTTTGGATATCACATTACCGGATGCCAATGGAACAGAGCTCTGCCGGGAAATCAAAAAGATTTCACCAAAGACCTCCGTGATTATGTTCAGTAACCGCTCGGAACGAAGTATTATCATGCAGGCCATACAAAACGGAGCCAGTGGCTATCTTCTGAAAAATACGTCCATAGATGAGCTTGTGGTATGTATCAAAGGGGCACTTTCCGGCAATATTGTATTCTGTAACGAGACCAAGCTCATCATCAGCAAGCCGTCTCAGAACGACCTTCCTATTCCCAGGCTTACCAAGCGGGAAAAAGAGATCCTTCAGATGGTGGCACAGGGTAAAACAAGTGCGATGATTGCAGAAGAGCTGTTTCTAAGCCCTCTTACGGTAGATACCCACCGCAAAAACCTGCTGCAGAAATTTAAAGCCAAGAACTCCACAGAACTGATTAACCGGGCAATACAGCAGCATCTCATAGAGGAATAG
- the lipA gene encoding lipoyl synthase, whose protein sequence is MENLVQDTTVQKPKWIRVKLPTGKNYRELRSLVDKYKLNTICQSGSCPNMGECWGEGTATFMILGNICTRSCGFCGVKTGKPLDVNWDEPEKVARSIKLMKIKHAVLTSVDRDDLKDMGSILWGETVNAVRRISPGTTMETLIPDFQGLTKHLDRLVAVAPEVISHNMETVKRLTREVRIQAKYERSLEVLRYLKEAGQRRTKTGVMLGLGETRDEVFQTIEDIRNANVDVITLGQYLQPTKKHLPVKKFITPEEFDEFGDFARSLGFRHVESSPLVRSSYHAEKHIH, encoded by the coding sequence ATGGAAAATTTAGTGCAAGATACTACTGTTCAAAAACCAAAGTGGATCCGTGTAAAACTTCCTACAGGAAAGAACTACCGGGAATTGAGAAGCTTGGTCGACAAATATAAATTAAATACCATATGCCAGAGCGGAAGCTGCCCGAATATGGGAGAATGCTGGGGAGAAGGAACGGCAACGTTCATGATCTTAGGAAATATCTGTACCAGAAGCTGTGGATTTTGTGGCGTAAAAACCGGGAAACCGCTTGATGTGAACTGGGATGAGCCGGAAAAAGTGGCCCGCTCCATCAAATTAATGAAGATCAAGCATGCGGTTCTTACTTCTGTAGACCGCGATGATCTGAAAGATATGGGTTCTATCCTTTGGGGTGAAACGGTAAATGCTGTAAGAAGAATATCTCCTGGGACTACTATGGAAACCCTTATCCCGGATTTCCAGGGGCTTACCAAGCATCTTGACAGGCTGGTAGCTGTAGCTCCTGAAGTGATCTCTCACAATATGGAAACCGTAAAACGTTTGACAAGAGAAGTAAGAATTCAGGCTAAATATGAACGAAGCCTGGAAGTACTGAGATACTTAAAGGAAGCTGGACAGAGAAGAACGAAAACAGGTGTAATGCTTGGTTTGGGCGAAACCAGGGATGAGGTTTTCCAGACCATTGAAGATATCAGAAACGCCAACGTAGACGTAATCACGCTTGGCCAGTACCTTCAGCCAACCAAAAAACATCTGCCGGTAAAAAAATTCATTACGCCGGAAGAGTTTGATGAGTTCGGGGATTTTGCAAGAAGCTTAGGTTTCAGACATGTGGAAAGCTCACCATTAGTAAGAAGCTCTTACCACGCTGAAAAGCATATACACTAA